Proteins encoded in a region of the Streptomyces sp. PCS3-D2 genome:
- a CDS encoding response regulator transcription factor has translation MEKTTPGSRPVRVLVADDEAMVRAGVLAILARDEHVEVVAEASDGHEALALSRLHRPDVVLLDIQMPGLDGLTAAARLHRESTAIGVIMLTTFGQDEYVTRALEEGADGFLLKADDPRELLNGVRAVGAGGAYLSPRVAGRVIAGLRAHRAAHPHRSLERLTEREREVLAGLGTGLSNAEIASRLHLVEGTVKAHVSAVFAKLGARNRVEAAISAYEAGLVPSGPRWPGAGNPGTE, from the coding sequence GTGGAAAAGACAACACCGGGCAGTCGGCCGGTCCGGGTCCTGGTGGCCGACGACGAGGCGATGGTCCGGGCGGGGGTGCTGGCCATCCTCGCCCGGGACGAGCACGTTGAGGTGGTCGCCGAGGCAAGCGACGGGCACGAGGCCCTCGCGCTCAGCCGCCTGCACCGGCCGGACGTGGTCTTGCTGGACATCCAGATGCCTGGCCTGGACGGGCTGACGGCAGCGGCGCGGCTCCACCGGGAGTCGACAGCGATCGGTGTGATCATGCTGACGACCTTCGGCCAGGACGAGTACGTCACCCGTGCCCTGGAAGAGGGCGCCGACGGCTTCCTGCTGAAGGCGGACGACCCGAGAGAACTCCTCAACGGGGTAAGGGCGGTGGGAGCCGGCGGGGCCTACCTGTCCCCGCGGGTCGCTGGCCGGGTCATCGCCGGGCTGCGCGCCCACCGGGCGGCGCACCCTCACCGCTCACTGGAGCGGCTCACCGAACGGGAGCGCGAGGTGCTCGCCGGACTCGGGACGGGACTGTCCAACGCGGAGATCGCGAGTCGGCTGCACCTCGTCGAGGGCACGGTGAAGGCACACGTCAGCGCGGTATTCGCGAAGCTGGGCGCACGCAACCGGGTGGAGGCGGCCATCTCCGCGTACGAGGCAGGCCTGGTCCCGTCGGGCCCCCGCTGGCCTGGGGCCGGCAACCCAGGTACAGAGTGA
- the xdhC gene encoding xanthine dehydrogenase accessory protein XdhC, which produces MCWVAAVARLRARREPGVLVTVAAVRGHAPRRAGAKLVVGRTETWGSIGGGNIEAVAIDRARELTGAARPEPEILEFALNDKVTGPHGVQCCGGSVTVLLEPLPVVEAVAVFGVGHVGLELARILARHDLDLHLVDTRPDMLSGERLGVLADAVAQIRVHHTPLLPEEVLAELPPGAHVLIMTHDHAEDAALCDAALRTAGLGSIGLIGSSAKWARFRQRLATEGGHAPAAIDRIKTPIGIPGIGGKEPATIAVSVAADLLRSFEQDSGI; this is translated from the coding sequence ATGTGCTGGGTGGCCGCGGTCGCGCGGTTGCGGGCACGCCGGGAGCCCGGCGTGCTGGTGACCGTCGCGGCGGTGCGCGGCCACGCCCCGCGCCGGGCCGGTGCCAAGCTCGTCGTGGGACGCACCGAGACCTGGGGGTCGATCGGCGGCGGCAACATCGAGGCCGTCGCCATCGACCGGGCACGCGAGCTGACCGGTGCGGCCCGTCCCGAGCCGGAGATCCTGGAGTTCGCCCTCAACGACAAGGTCACCGGCCCGCACGGGGTGCAGTGCTGCGGCGGCTCCGTCACGGTGCTACTCGAACCGCTGCCGGTGGTCGAGGCGGTGGCGGTCTTCGGCGTCGGGCACGTCGGGCTGGAGCTGGCGCGCATCCTGGCCCGCCACGACCTCGATCTGCACCTGGTCGACACCCGCCCGGACATGCTGTCCGGCGAGCGGCTCGGGGTGCTCGCGGACGCGGTGGCGCAGATCCGGGTGCACCACACGCCGCTGCTCCCGGAGGAGGTCCTCGCCGAGCTGCCGCCCGGTGCGCACGTGCTGATCATGACGCACGACCACGCCGAGGACGCCGCGCTGTGCGACGCCGCACTGCGCACCGCCGGCCTCGGCTCGATCGGTCTGATCGGCTCCTCGGCGAAGTGGGCGCGGTTCCGGCAGCGCCTGGCCACCGAGGGCGGTCACGCCCCGGCTGCCATCGACCGGATCAAGACCCCGATCGGGATCCCCGGCATCGGCGGCAAGGAGCCCGCCACGATCGCGGTGAGCGTGGCGGCGGACCTGCTCCGCAGCTTCGAACAGGACAGCGGCATCTGA
- a CDS encoding extracellular solute-binding protein: MRRKIFGPAATAVVLGLLPQLSGCGAADGGAAGGGTLRLVAAEYGDTPATSSKAYWDKVTGAFSDAHPGLRVEVQLLPWADIDREVSRMVKAGKAPDVALMGSYSDFAAQGKLYSAEELLSVGAEANFLPPLAEAGTFDNRLYGLPFVASSRLLFYNEALFAKAGVKGAPKTWSDLKAAAKALKEKGVTYPYALPLGPEEAHAEALIWELSNGGGYADSSGNYSLASDKNVETWQWVRDNLVAPGLVGPTAPSEMNRADAFAAFLRGEVGMLNGYPSLAHEAAAKGIRVGTVAMPVSDALRSEEAPPTVGVADWMVAFKQNDKRAEIGSFLEFVYQDKNLSDFVGRYHLLPATVSAARTPAGGGLSATDEDFLSALRTARLYPVDDPSWVAVSDTIKRNIGRVVAPDADPKAVLEDLADKAEAAAEGD, encoded by the coding sequence GTGCGACGAAAGATCTTCGGGCCGGCCGCCACCGCGGTCGTACTCGGCCTCCTGCCGCAACTCTCCGGATGCGGTGCCGCGGACGGCGGGGCAGCCGGCGGCGGCACGCTCCGCCTGGTGGCCGCCGAGTACGGCGACACCCCGGCGACCAGCTCCAAGGCCTATTGGGACAAGGTGACCGGCGCGTTCTCCGACGCCCACCCCGGCCTCAGGGTCGAGGTCCAGCTGCTGCCCTGGGCCGACATCGACCGCGAGGTGTCCCGCATGGTCAAGGCCGGCAAGGCGCCGGACGTGGCGCTCATGGGCTCCTACTCGGACTTCGCCGCGCAGGGGAAGCTCTACTCCGCCGAGGAACTCCTTTCGGTCGGAGCCGAGGCGAACTTCCTGCCGCCCCTCGCCGAGGCGGGGACCTTCGACAACCGCCTGTACGGCCTGCCCTTCGTGGCGAGCAGCCGCCTCCTCTTCTACAACGAGGCGCTGTTCGCCAAGGCCGGCGTCAAGGGGGCCCCCAAGACCTGGTCCGACCTCAAGGCCGCCGCCAAGGCGCTCAAGGAGAAGGGGGTGACGTACCCGTACGCCCTGCCGCTGGGGCCCGAGGAGGCCCACGCCGAGGCGCTGATCTGGGAGCTCAGCAACGGCGGCGGCTACGCCGACAGCAGCGGCAACTACAGCCTGGCCTCCGACAAGAACGTCGAGACCTGGCAGTGGGTCCGGGACAACCTGGTCGCTCCCGGCCTCGTCGGGCCCACGGCCCCGTCCGAGATGAACCGCGCCGACGCGTTCGCGGCCTTCCTGCGGGGCGAGGTCGGCATGCTCAACGGCTATCCGTCACTCGCCCACGAGGCGGCCGCGAAGGGCATCCGTGTCGGCACCGTCGCCATGCCGGTCTCCGACGCGCTGCGCAGCGAGGAGGCCCCGCCGACGGTGGGCGTCGCGGACTGGATGGTGGCGTTCAAACAGAACGACAAGCGGGCGGAGATCGGCAGCTTCCTGGAGTTCGTCTACCAGGACAAGAACCTGTCGGACTTCGTGGGTCGCTACCACCTGCTGCCGGCCACCGTCTCCGCCGCCCGCACCCCGGCCGGCGGCGGCCTCAGCGCGACGGACGAGGACTTCCTGAGCGCGCTGCGCACGGCCCGCCTCTACCCGGTGGACGACCCGTCGTGGGTGGCGGTCAGCGACACCATCAAGCGCAACATCGGCCGTGTCGTCGCCCCGGACGCCGACCCGAAGGCGGTCTTGGAGGACCTGGCCGACAAGGCCGAGGCCGCCGCCGAGGGGGACTGA
- a CDS encoding ABC transporter ATP-binding protein, whose translation MITLRGLTKRYGETIAVDGLSLDIKSGQVTGFLGPNGAGKSTTMRMILGLDHPSGGEALIDGKPYSSMRHPIREVGALLDAKALHPARSARSHLVAQARSNGIPLRRVDEVLETVGLAKVARRSAGAFSLGMYQRLGVAGALLGDPQVLVFDEPVNGLDPDGVRWVRELVRSLAAEGRTVFLSSHLMSEMQLTADQLVIIGRGKLLADTPMANLLASSSLSSVRMRTPDVAHLRTLIDHLRKDGDVNVESPAADELVVKGRSVEQIGDLAYRLGLRLHELRTVSASLEQVYMELTAQSVEYATGAPVFGGTNSKGTRGEGA comes from the coding sequence GTGATCACCCTTCGAGGACTGACCAAGCGTTACGGCGAGACCATCGCCGTGGACGGTCTGAGTCTTGACATCAAGAGTGGGCAAGTGACCGGCTTTCTGGGGCCCAACGGTGCCGGAAAGTCGACCACGATGCGCATGATTCTCGGCCTTGACCATCCGTCCGGGGGTGAGGCGCTCATCGATGGCAAGCCGTACTCCTCGATGCGCCACCCGATCCGCGAGGTCGGCGCGCTTCTGGACGCCAAGGCGCTGCACCCGGCCCGTTCCGCACGCAGCCACCTGGTGGCGCAGGCGCGTAGCAACGGCATTCCGCTGCGCCGGGTGGATGAGGTGCTGGAGACGGTCGGCCTGGCGAAGGTTGCGCGGCGCTCCGCTGGGGCGTTCTCCCTCGGTATGTACCAGCGGCTGGGCGTGGCGGGCGCGCTGCTCGGCGATCCACAGGTACTCGTCTTCGACGAGCCGGTCAACGGCCTCGACCCCGACGGTGTCCGCTGGGTGCGTGAACTCGTGCGGTCCCTGGCCGCAGAGGGCCGGACGGTCTTCCTGTCCAGTCACCTGATGAGTGAGATGCAGCTGACCGCCGACCAGCTGGTCATTATCGGACGGGGCAAGCTTCTGGCCGACACGCCGATGGCCAACCTGTTGGCCAGCAGCTCGCTGTCGTCGGTGCGGATGCGCACCCCGGACGTGGCACACCTGCGCACGCTGATCGACCATCTCCGGAAGGACGGCGACGTGAACGTGGAGTCGCCCGCGGCCGACGAGCTTGTGGTGAAGGGCCGTAGTGTCGAGCAGATAGGCGACTTGGCCTACCGGCTGGGGCTGCGGCTGCACGAACTGCGGACCGTCTCCGCTTCGCTGGAACAGGTCTATATGGAACTGACCGCGCAGAGCGTGGAGTACGCAACGGGCGCCCCTGTGTTCGGTGGCACGAATTCCAAGGGGACGCGGGGAGAGGGAGCATGA
- a CDS encoding transposase domain-containing protein has product MRIGILTKVFTIELVDAAIAKHSRAEQRRRLLPARLVCGSAPWTAPSSISLMCDIP; this is encoded by the coding sequence GTGCGCATCGGGATTCTGACGAAGGTGTTCACCATCGAGCTGGTCGACGCGGCGATAGCCAAGCACAGCCGGGCCGAGCAGCGGCGTCGCCTCCTACCTGCGCGACTGGTCTGCGGCTCCGCGCCCTGGACGGCACCCAGTTCGATCTCCCTGATGTGCGACATCCCATGA
- a CDS encoding class I SAM-dependent methyltransferase, producing the protein MSAQQQYDEIGEAYEGFKALPLEQYVVIPSFLGLVGEVSGKSVIDLACGTGFYSRELKRRGASEVLGVDISGEMIAVARQLEDADPLGVRYQVGDVAELPPVARPFDVALAVQLLNYAPDMATTERMCRALHRALKPGGELFLLNQSPDFRFDGPSPEPYGFRSELTGVEVETGPQVRTTALLDPPVSFIANRPRREVYEKCLQAAGFSEPAWVPMAVSAAGERAFGAEFWADHHANPPLEMLHCRA; encoded by the coding sequence ATGAGCGCACAGCAGCAGTACGACGAAATCGGCGAGGCCTACGAGGGGTTCAAGGCCCTGCCCCTGGAACAGTACGTGGTGATACCCAGCTTCCTGGGTCTGGTCGGTGAAGTCTCCGGAAAGTCGGTCATCGACCTGGCCTGCGGAACCGGCTTCTACAGCCGGGAGTTGAAGCGGCGCGGCGCCTCAGAGGTGCTCGGTGTCGACATCTCCGGTGAGATGATCGCCGTGGCACGGCAGTTGGAGGACGCCGATCCGCTCGGTGTGCGCTACCAGGTCGGCGACGTGGCCGAACTACCGCCCGTCGCAAGGCCCTTCGATGTCGCCCTGGCCGTCCAGCTGCTCAACTACGCGCCGGACATGGCCACCACGGAGCGCATGTGCCGCGCACTGCACCGCGCATTGAAGCCCGGCGGCGAGCTCTTCCTGCTCAACCAGTCGCCCGACTTCCGCTTCGACGGGCCCAGCCCGGAGCCCTACGGTTTCCGCAGCGAGCTCACGGGTGTGGAGGTGGAGACCGGGCCGCAGGTGCGGACCACGGCGCTGCTCGACCCGCCGGTCTCCTTCATCGCCAACCGCCCGCGCCGCGAGGTGTACGAGAAGTGCCTGCAGGCGGCCGGATTCAGCGAGCCGGCCTGGGTGCCGATGGCGGTGTCGGCGGCCGGTGAGCGCGCCTTCGGCGCGGAGTTCTGGGCGGACCACCACGCCAACCCGCCGCTGGAGATGCTGCACTGCCGGGCCTGA
- a CDS encoding histidine kinase — MLHTRITSARPVFGDVALWGVLAAATGFGFWDAGSASLVLDLFLPLAVLVVAVPWSRRQPAAAVVLVNGLCVLGLSDSATPGNAHVLSLVAVSCLLGARVAAAWRPLLVLAGCAAVDLATCAVLRTPPAWWLYAMTVLPAALLLPWLVGRHWRGRRDLVREGWRLARSLEERQHLVAERARLTERADIAADMHDSLGHALSLVALRAGALELSPDLTDRDRADLAELRRTIADAVEQLRETVAVLHDPPGTDKDAVLPVNGTVEDLLSRAAASGVPVQWERRGAVPEMSPLVERGMHRVVQEALTNAVKHAPDCSIRVRITHEPDRTVVSVANAAPSAGGPSHARESSASGVGGRGLTGLRERVTVLGGSMRAGPGEGGFHVTAVLPHQATATARRWTPAPEPGSADGTPVGNRGPASTSESAPHLDPETDAAPGTVVPESAKRLASVRSDARRRSAVALVAPVVAAVFFVPSAFYLAWQLTTSVLPPSRYEELTTGRPRVELAALLPARAYPYPSDQARSASRPPGTYCEFYRSGRDLLGEVDLYRLCWSGNTLMTKDIVPARRP; from the coding sequence ATGCTGCACACGCGTATCACCTCAGCCAGGCCCGTGTTCGGCGACGTGGCTCTGTGGGGTGTGCTCGCAGCCGCCACCGGCTTCGGGTTCTGGGACGCGGGTTCGGCCTCCCTGGTTCTGGATCTGTTCCTCCCCTTGGCCGTGCTGGTGGTGGCGGTGCCGTGGTCCCGCCGCCAGCCGGCGGCCGCCGTCGTGTTGGTCAACGGGCTGTGCGTGTTGGGCCTGTCCGACTCCGCGACTCCCGGCAATGCCCACGTCCTGTCGTTGGTCGCCGTGAGCTGTCTGCTGGGTGCCCGGGTCGCCGCGGCATGGCGCCCGCTCCTGGTGCTCGCCGGGTGCGCAGCGGTCGATCTCGCGACATGCGCGGTGCTGCGAACGCCTCCCGCATGGTGGCTCTACGCGATGACCGTGCTCCCCGCAGCCCTTTTGCTGCCCTGGCTGGTTGGACGGCATTGGCGTGGCCGGCGGGATCTCGTGAGGGAGGGCTGGCGGCTGGCCCGGAGCCTGGAAGAGCGCCAGCATCTGGTTGCGGAGCGGGCGCGGCTGACAGAGCGCGCGGATATCGCGGCCGACATGCACGATTCCCTCGGCCACGCCCTGAGCCTGGTCGCCCTGCGGGCCGGGGCCCTGGAACTCTCGCCCGACCTCACCGACCGCGACCGCGCCGACCTCGCCGAGCTGCGCAGGACGATCGCGGATGCGGTGGAGCAACTGCGGGAGACCGTCGCCGTCCTGCACGACCCGCCCGGCACGGACAAGGATGCGGTGCTGCCCGTCAATGGCACCGTCGAGGATCTCCTCTCACGGGCGGCCGCTTCCGGGGTGCCAGTGCAATGGGAGCGGCGCGGGGCGGTGCCCGAGATGTCCCCTCTCGTCGAACGCGGGATGCACCGGGTGGTGCAGGAGGCCCTCACCAACGCGGTGAAACATGCGCCGGACTGTTCGATCAGGGTGCGGATCACCCATGAGCCCGACCGTACCGTCGTGAGCGTCGCGAACGCCGCTCCGTCGGCTGGCGGACCGTCACACGCACGTGAGAGCTCGGCAAGCGGCGTCGGCGGCCGGGGGCTGACGGGGCTTCGGGAGCGGGTGACGGTCCTCGGCGGCTCGATGCGCGCCGGGCCCGGCGAAGGCGGGTTCCACGTCACCGCTGTCCTCCCGCATCAGGCCACTGCCACCGCCCGGCGCTGGACGCCGGCGCCAGAACCAGGATCGGCGGATGGAACGCCGGTCGGGAACCGAGGGCCCGCGTCGACGTCCGAATCCGCTCCCCACCTGGACCCGGAGACAGACGCAGCACCGGGCACCGTCGTACCGGAGTCCGCCAAGCGGCTCGCCTCCGTACGGAGCGACGCCCGTCGCCGCTCCGCCGTCGCCCTCGTGGCACCTGTCGTCGCAGCCGTCTTCTTCGTACCATCCGCCTTCTACCTGGCCTGGCAACTGACCACGAGCGTGCTGCCGCCCTCCCGGTACGAGGAGTTGACCACCGGCCGGCCTCGCGTCGAACTCGCCGCTCTCCTGCCGGCCCGCGCCTATCCCTACCCGTCCGACCAGGCCCGTTCCGCATCCCGACCGCCCGGCACATATTGCGAGTTCTACCGTTCGGGCCGCGACCTGCTGGGCGAAGTGGACCTCTACCGGCTCTGCTGGTCCGGCAACACGCTCATGACGAAGGACATCGTGCCCGCACGCCGCCCCTGA
- a CDS encoding helix-turn-helix transcriptional regulator has protein sequence MKWNLRLTAANKGIWKASELQRSLAEHGLVISAGKMSGLWSGQPVSLKLEDLDVICVVLGCEIGDLLIPEPGKVSRPGQQAGVQEATTGLMVAPAVVPKRRDGRSLPPM, from the coding sequence ATGAAGTGGAACCTGCGGCTGACCGCCGCGAACAAGGGGATCTGGAAGGCGTCCGAGCTCCAGCGGAGCCTGGCCGAGCACGGCTTGGTGATCTCGGCCGGGAAGATGTCCGGTCTGTGGTCCGGCCAGCCGGTCTCGCTCAAGCTGGAGGACCTGGACGTGATCTGTGTCGTGCTCGGCTGCGAGATCGGCGATCTGCTGATTCCCGAGCCCGGGAAGGTCAGCCGCCCAGGTCAGCAGGCTGGAGTCCAGGAGGCCACGACCGGCTTGATGGTGGCTCCGGCCGTCGTGCCCAAGCGCCGCGACGGCCGTTCTCTGCCGCCGATGTGA
- a CDS encoding recombinase family protein, whose translation MKRLGRDAAELTALADHLTAHGPGLGDAGRPAARHTTRPARGRMLFGFFAAMAETERESIREATLEGLDAASRKGKHGGRPPSSPTTCCTPCCGAARRASPSRRSGPT comes from the coding sequence ATGAAGCGGCTCGGCCGCGACGCAGCCGAACTCACTGCGCTGGCCGACCACCTGACCGCCCACGGGCCTGGTCTTGGAGATGCTGGCCGGCCCGCTGCCCGGCATACGACCCGTCCGGCCCGCGGCCGGATGCTGTTCGGGTTCTTCGCCGCGATGGCCGAGACCGAGCGGGAGAGCATCCGTGAAGCCACCCTCGAAGGGCTCGACGCCGCCTCCCGCAAGGGCAAGCACGGCGGCCGGCCCCCGTCATCACCGACGACATGCTGCACACCGTGCTGCGGCGCCGCGCGGCGGGCGAGTCCGTCGAGAAGATCCGGCCCGACCTGA
- a CDS encoding site-specific integrase, whose product MLGVKARRLGLGLAAVRDLREFRDPVSAEELEQFETDVLAGFVLARASAGLADGTIRGDVGHLDQMRAWFGRPLWDMDPADADGYFGKVLRGSPSGTRLARAQALTTYFLFLELRHKVEIHRMTGRVVECPIDEMNRPRGSKDAALRIPPTEPEIKTLFTGWGGELATCRKFAPTARNYTASKLMSQVGLRVSEACKLDLADIKWELGRFGKLHVRHGKGSRGSGPRERMVPLINGADRTLRWFIEDVWGQFDDDHTRPGAPLFPSERKNTDGSSRRVGDDALRNGLAAAAEAHLPRWADTLTPHVLRHFCASELYLGGLDLLGIQEVLGHSWIATTMRYIHVQQTRVEDAWVAGQQRAAKRLEGLMG is encoded by the coding sequence GTGCTCGGGGTGAAGGCGAGGAGGCTCGGGTTGGGGCTGGCGGCCGTACGCGATCTGCGCGAGTTCCGCGATCCGGTCTCGGCGGAGGAGCTGGAGCAGTTCGAGACCGACGTGCTCGCCGGGTTCGTCTTGGCGCGGGCTTCGGCGGGTCTTGCGGACGGCACCATCCGCGGGGATGTCGGGCACCTGGACCAGATGCGGGCATGGTTCGGTCGGCCGCTGTGGGATATGGATCCGGCCGACGCCGACGGGTACTTCGGGAAGGTGCTGCGGGGCTCGCCGAGCGGCACCCGGCTGGCTCGCGCGCAGGCGCTGACCACCTACTTCTTGTTCTTGGAGCTGCGGCACAAGGTCGAGATCCATCGGATGACCGGTCGGGTCGTCGAGTGCCCGATCGACGAGATGAACCGGCCGCGGGGATCCAAGGACGCGGCTTTGCGGATCCCGCCGACCGAGCCGGAGATCAAGACGTTGTTCACCGGCTGGGGCGGCGAGCTGGCGACCTGTCGCAAGTTCGCGCCGACCGCGCGGAACTACACCGCATCGAAGCTGATGTCGCAGGTCGGACTCAGGGTGAGCGAGGCATGCAAGCTCGACCTGGCCGACATCAAGTGGGAGCTGGGCCGCTTCGGCAAGCTCCATGTGCGCCACGGCAAGGGCTCCCGTGGCTCGGGCCCGCGTGAGCGGATGGTGCCGCTGATCAACGGTGCCGACCGCACGCTGCGGTGGTTCATCGAGGACGTGTGGGGCCAGTTCGACGACGACCACACCCGGCCCGGGGCCCCGCTGTTCCCGTCCGAGCGCAAGAACACCGACGGTTCCTCGCGCCGCGTCGGCGACGACGCGTTGCGCAACGGTCTGGCCGCCGCGGCGGAAGCTCATCTGCCTCGCTGGGCCGACACGCTGACGCCGCACGTTCTGCGGCACTTCTGCGCGTCCGAGCTTTACCTCGGAGGGCTTGATCTGCTCGGGATCCAAGAGGTCCTCGGACACTCCTGGATCGCCACCACGATGCGGTACATCCACGTCCAGCAGACCCGGGTCGAGGACGCTTGGGTGGCCGGGCAGCAGCGGGCCGCGAAGCGGCTGGAAGGACTGATGGGATGA
- a CDS encoding ABC transporter permease, which translates to MSAMSADVSDGRRGRMVSGHTGGGFVGAFTSEWTKLWTIRTPYVCLLVGLIVTAIFTFYYGSIARINDKPIQPVGNASVSSVILTQFALVILAMTMVTSEYSTSSVRTSLLWVPVRPRVQLAKALLSALVGFVTAVGWAVLGIALAWGPFQGHASFALSKVVYQTVAMGVYSALVCVMTVGVSFALRTAAGSVAMIFFVVSALPSMLVGLGGPVLLAINKYMPQTVGGYFMLGDGKAPFPDVVSLLILLVWAVIAQGAGLFVLRRRDA; encoded by the coding sequence ATGAGCGCCATGTCGGCTGACGTGAGCGACGGCCGCCGTGGGCGCATGGTCTCCGGCCACACCGGTGGCGGATTCGTTGGCGCGTTCACCTCGGAGTGGACCAAACTGTGGACCATCCGCACGCCGTACGTCTGCCTGCTGGTTGGCCTGATCGTGACTGCGATCTTCACCTTTTACTACGGGTCGATCGCTCGGATCAACGACAAGCCGATCCAGCCGGTCGGCAACGCCTCGGTGTCCTCGGTCATCCTCACCCAGTTCGCCCTGGTGATTCTTGCGATGACGATGGTGACGAGCGAGTACTCCACGAGCAGCGTGCGCACCTCGCTGCTGTGGGTGCCGGTCAGGCCCCGCGTGCAGCTGGCCAAGGCGCTCCTGAGCGCCTTGGTGGGCTTCGTCACCGCAGTGGGATGGGCTGTGCTGGGCATCGCCCTGGCCTGGGGGCCCTTCCAGGGTCACGCCAGCTTCGCGCTGTCAAAGGTGGTGTACCAAACCGTTGCCATGGGCGTCTATTCCGCCCTCGTCTGTGTGATGACGGTGGGGGTGTCGTTCGCCTTGCGGACGGCGGCGGGCTCCGTGGCCATGATTTTCTTCGTGGTCTCCGCGCTGCCCAGCATGCTGGTCGGACTGGGGGGCCCGGTGCTGCTGGCCATCAACAAGTACATGCCGCAAACCGTGGGTGGTTATTTCATGCTGGGTGATGGCAAAGCCCCGTTCCCGGATGTCGTGAGCTTGCTGATCCTGCTGGTGTGGGCAGTCATCGCGCAGGGGGCTGGTCTCTTCGTGCTGCGACGGCGTGACGCCTGA